CGCCTGCACCGTGCTGTTGAACGGGCAGCCGGTGTCGAGCTGCACGACGCTCGCGGCCGATGCCGATCAGGGCAGCATCGTCACGATCGAAGGTCTCAGCCCGGAGGCCGGCCTGTCCCGCATCCAGCAGGCCTTTGTCGATCACGGCGCGGCGCAGTGCGGCTTCTGCACGCCGGGCTTCATCGTCGCCGTGACGGACCTGCTCAGCCGCAATCCATCGCCGAGCGACGATGAAATCCGCCATCACCTGCGCGGCAATCTCTGCCGCTGCACCGGTTACGTGAAAATCCTCGAGGCTGTGAAGAGCCTCGTCCCGCCGGGGCGCGAAGGCGTCAAGGCGCAAGTCAAGGCTTAGTCAAGGCATAACAGCAGAACAGGTGAAGTCTCGTGAAACCGACCAGGCCAACCTCCTCGTCCCATCGCATCCTGATCGCCGGCGCCGGCATCGGTGGGCTGGTGACCGCGCTCTCGCTCCTGCACCGGGGCATCGATTGCGACGTCTATGAGCAGGCTCCGGAGCTGCGCGAGGTCGGCGCCGGCTTGTGGATCTCCGCCAACGGCGCGCGCGTGCTGTTCGACCTCGGCCTGAAGGACGAGCTCGAGCGCGCCGCGATCGCCGCCTCCGAGCGCGCGATCCGGCTCTGGAACAGCGGCGAGAAATGGCCGCTCTACGAGGCGGGAGCCTCGGCCGCGTCGCACAAGCCCTATGTGCTGCTGCGCGCGCATCTGCTGCGCATGCTGCAGGACGCGGTGCAGCGGCTGAAGCCCGGCGCGATCCACCTCAACGCGCGCTGCGCTGGTTTCACCGAGGCCGACGGCAAGGTCACGCTCAAGCTCGAAGACGGCTCCGAGGCGGTCGGCACCGCGCTGATCGGCGCGGACGGCATTCATTCCAGAATCCGCGAGCAGGCGTTCGGACAGGTCGAGAGCCGCTACACCAACGCGCTGGCGTGGCGCGGCCTGGTGCCGGTCGATCGCCTCGCGCCGCATCAGGCGAGGCACGCGGTCTACACCTGGGTCGGCCCGTCGGCCCATGTCACCGTCTATCCCGTGCGCTGGCAGGACACCGCGCTGCTCACCTTCTCCGCGCAGGTCGAGCATAGCGAATGGCAGCTGGAGTCCTGGTCGGTGAAGGGCGACCCGGCGGACTGCCTGAGGGATTTCGCGGGCTGGCATCCCGACATCATCGAGATGATCACCCACGTCGACACCCTGCACAAATGGGGCATCTTCGTGCGCGAGCCGCTGCCGCGATGGAGCAAGGGACGCGTCACGCTGCTCGGTGATGCCTGCCACTCCATGGTTCCCTATCTCGGGCAGGGCGTGAACATGGCGATCGAGGATGCCTGCGTGCTCAGCCGCTACCTCGAAGCCAATGCCGATCCGGTGCGCGCCTTCGAATTGTATCAGAACGAGCGCAAGGAGCGCGCCGAGACCACCGCGCGCCGCGCCGCCGATATGCAGGGCATCTTCCACAATGCGGCGCTGGCCTCGCGCGAGACAGCGGGCGATTACATCCTGTCGCAATGGGGGCCGGCGCAGAATGCGGCGCGCTACAACTGGATCTACGATTACGACGCGACGTCGGTGAAGCTGCGATCGGGCGGCGGCCTGGTCGGCGCGGAGGCGTAGATGTCCCCGCGCAGGCGTCCCTGGGACGGCATCATCCCCGAGAGCGAGTGCGAGACCTATCGCATCGCCGGCCTTGGGGCGCCGGGCGGCTTCGGCACGCGGCCCGCGCTGCTCGTGATCGATGTGCAGTACCGCTCGGTCGGCGACCGGCCGCAGCCGATCCGCGAGGCCATCAAGCAGTATTCGGTGAGCTGCGGCGAGGCCGGCTGGCACGCCGTCGTGCACATCCGCTCGCTGGTCGAGGTGTTCCGAGCGCGGGGCTGGCCGATCCTTTATCCGTTCGTCGCGCCCAAGACCGAGCACGACCGCGATTCCTTCGCGGCCAAGGTGCCCGGCGTGATGGCGATCCCGGCGAAAGGCTACGACTTCGTCGCGGAGATCGCGCCACGGGCTTCCGACATCCGCATTCCCAAGAAGCAGGCGAGCGCGTTCTTCGGCACGTCGCTGTCGAGCTACCTGATCGGGCTCAAGGTCGACACGCTCGTCATCACGGGCTGCACGACCAGCGGCTGCGTTCGCGCCAGCGCGGTCGATGGCTGCGCGCTCAACTTCAAGATCGTTGTTCCCGAGGACGCGGTGTTCGACCGCTCGCCGACCTCGCATGCGGTGAACCTGTTCGACATGGCGAGCAAGTATGCCGATGTGATGCCGACGGCCGACGTGCTCACCCGCCTCGACAGCCTCCCCGGCGGCGCCTGACATGGCATCCGTCGCGCCCCATTCGCCCGGCCTGCTCTATGGCGCTCACGTCCGCGCCAACGGCATCCGCCAGCACTATCTGCGCTTCGGCGGCAGGGGACCGGCACTGCTGCTGGTGCCGGGGATCGCGAGCCCGGCGGCGATGTGGGCCTTCGTGGCGGCGCGGCTCTGCGAGCATTTCGACGTATATGTGCTCGACGTGCGCGGCCGCGGCCTTTCGGAAGCCGGTGAGCATCTCGATTACGGGCTCGACGCCTGCGCGCAGGACGTCGTCGCGTTCGCCGACCGTCTTCGCCTGTCGTCCTACACCATCCTCGGTCATTCGATGGGGGCGCGGATCGCGATCCGCGCGGCGCGCGCACGGCCAGCGGGGCTTGCGCGAATCGTGCTGGCCGATCCGCCGGTCTCGGGTCCGGGGCGGCGACCCTATCCGTCGCCGCTTCCGGCGCTGCTCGAATTGATCGCGGCGGCCAGGCGCGGCGAGGTCGAGGACCTGTTGCGAGCGACGCCGTCGGTCTGGCCCGAACCGCAGCTTCTCACCCGCGCCGAGTGGCTTTCGACCTGCGACGAGCGCGCAGTGACCGTGACGCATCGCGGCTTCCACGAGGACGACATCCATGCCGACCTGCCCGGGGTTGCGGTGCCTGCGGCACTGATCGTCGCGGGCAAAGGCGGGGTGATCCGTCCCGAGGACGAGCAGGAAATCCGCGCGCTGCTGCCGTCGATTGCGA
This genomic interval from Bradyrhizobium sp. NP1 contains the following:
- a CDS encoding isochorismatase family protein produces the protein MSPRRRPWDGIIPESECETYRIAGLGAPGGFGTRPALLVIDVQYRSVGDRPQPIREAIKQYSVSCGEAGWHAVVHIRSLVEVFRARGWPILYPFVAPKTEHDRDSFAAKVPGVMAIPAKGYDFVAEIAPRASDIRIPKKQASAFFGTSLSSYLIGLKVDTLVITGCTTSGCVRASAVDGCALNFKIVVPEDAVFDRSPTSHAVNLFDMASKYADVMPTADVLTRLDSLPGGA
- a CDS encoding (2Fe-2S)-binding protein, coding for MAISFTLNEREVAAEFPPNRLLIDLLRDHFKLKGTKRSCDMEVCGACTVLLNGQPVSSCTTLAADADQGSIVTIEGLSPEAGLSRIQQAFVDHGAAQCGFCTPGFIVAVTDLLSRNPSPSDDEIRHHLRGNLCRCTGYVKILEAVKSLVPPGREGVKAQVKA
- a CDS encoding FAD-dependent monooxygenase translates to MKPTRPTSSSHRILIAGAGIGGLVTALSLLHRGIDCDVYEQAPELREVGAGLWISANGARVLFDLGLKDELERAAIAASERAIRLWNSGEKWPLYEAGASAASHKPYVLLRAHLLRMLQDAVQRLKPGAIHLNARCAGFTEADGKVTLKLEDGSEAVGTALIGADGIHSRIREQAFGQVESRYTNALAWRGLVPVDRLAPHQARHAVYTWVGPSAHVTVYPVRWQDTALLTFSAQVEHSEWQLESWSVKGDPADCLRDFAGWHPDIIEMITHVDTLHKWGIFVREPLPRWSKGRVTLLGDACHSMVPYLGQGVNMAIEDACVLSRYLEANADPVRAFELYQNERKERAETTARRAADMQGIFHNAALASRETAGDYILSQWGPAQNAARYNWIYDYDATSVKLRSGGGLVGAEA
- a CDS encoding alpha/beta hydrolase; the encoded protein is MASVAPHSPGLLYGAHVRANGIRQHYLRFGGRGPALLLVPGIASPAAMWAFVAARLCEHFDVYVLDVRGRGLSEAGEHLDYGLDACAQDVVAFADRLRLSSYTILGHSMGARIAIRAARARPAGLARIVLADPPVSGPGRRPYPSPLPALLELIAAARRGEVEDLLRATPSVWPEPQLLTRAEWLSTCDERAVTVTHRGFHEDDIHADLPGVAVPAALIVAGKGGVIRPEDEQEIRALLPSIAIRRVENAGHQMQIDDLEGLLAALGDVLGVRFSRPSTNT